The following are encoded in a window of bacterium genomic DNA:
- a CDS encoding thiamine pyrophosphate-dependent dehydrogenase E1 component subunit alpha, with protein sequence MTRTRPLTDLEILARMWLIRAFEEKVSELYAAGKVAGLIHLGIGQEGSAVGTCAALGRSDYAFGTHRSHAHAIAKGADLRRLMAEIAGRSTGYCKGKGGSMHISAPEVGFVTATGVVAGNIPLALGAALTSVTRNEDRVSVAFFGDGAGQSGPFHESLNMAALWKLPVVLVCENNGYVEFSPLSAHTVVERLADYASVYSIPAVTVDGGDVLAVRDAVTEAVDRARGGGGPSFVEVLTHRLRGHYEGDPARYRTLSEREEWKRKDPVARFARHLAEAGVPPERLDDVEAAARTQVAVAAEQALADPPADPAGVTGDVYV encoded by the coding sequence ATGACCCGAACCCGCCCGTTGACGGATCTGGAGATCCTGGCACGGATGTGGCTGATCAGGGCGTTCGAGGAGAAGGTGTCGGAACTGTACGCCGCCGGCAAGGTGGCCGGTCTGATCCACCTGGGGATCGGACAGGAGGGATCGGCGGTCGGAACCTGCGCCGCCCTCGGCCGGAGCGACTACGCCTTCGGCACCCACCGCTCCCACGCCCACGCCATCGCCAAGGGCGCCGACCTACGCCGGTTGATGGCCGAGATCGCCGGACGGTCCACGGGCTACTGCAAGGGGAAGGGCGGATCGATGCACATCTCCGCTCCCGAGGTTGGCTTCGTGACCGCCACCGGGGTGGTGGCCGGGAACATCCCGCTGGCGCTGGGCGCCGCCCTGACCAGCGTCACGCGCAACGAGGACCGGGTCTCGGTGGCCTTCTTCGGCGACGGGGCCGGGCAGAGCGGTCCCTTCCACGAGAGCCTCAACATGGCCGCACTGTGGAAGCTGCCGGTGGTACTGGTGTGCGAGAACAACGGGTACGTCGAGTTCTCTCCCCTGTCCGCCCACACGGTGGTGGAGCGCCTGGCCGATTACGCATCCGTCTACTCGATCCCGGCCGTCACCGTGGACGGTGGTGACGTCCTGGCGGTCAGGGACGCCGTGACGGAGGCCGTGGACCGCGCCCGGGGAGGGGGCGGACCCTCCTTCGTGGAGGTGCTCACCCACCGCCTCCGGGGTCATTACGAGGGAGACCCGGCCCGCTACCGGACGCTGTCCGAACGGGAGGAGTGGAAGCGGAAGGACCCGGTCGCCCGCTTCGCCAGGCATCTGGCCGAGGCGGGGGTGCCGCCCGAGCGCCTCGATGACGTCGAGGCCGCGGCCCGGACCCAGGTTGCCGTAGCGGCCGAGCAGGCCCTGGCGGATCCCCCCGCCGACCCGGCGGGCGTGACCGGCGACGTGTACGTGTGA
- a CDS encoding alpha-ketoacid dehydrogenase subunit beta: MAARIRYIEAVRQGLQSSMRSDPSVIVLGEDVGYGGPFGATKGLADEFGKDRILDTPISEATVMGMATGAAATGLRPVIEIMFVDFATLAMDQLVNHAAKLGFMTGGLLRVPLTVRVQGGVSGRFGAHHSQSLEAWFLHTPGLKVVAPAFPGDAARLLEVAIADDNPVVYVEHRGLYWTKGEVTGNEPASGSVVRRRGDHVTIVSYSRMVHHALAAADTLAADGIECEVIDLRWLAPIDLEPAVASLGRTGRAVVAHEAVTTGGVGAEVVARLQAAPGVRTRAPIARVGAPFAPVGAAPELEDAFVPGSGDIVGAVRGLLGEVPPRTDGQKGGRT, from the coding sequence ATGGCAGCCCGTATCCGGTACATCGAGGCTGTGCGACAGGGGTTGCAGTCATCCATGCGGTCCGACCCCTCGGTCATCGTGCTGGGCGAGGACGTGGGATACGGCGGTCCCTTCGGAGCGACCAAGGGCTTGGCGGACGAGTTCGGGAAGGACCGCATCCTCGACACCCCGATCAGCGAGGCCACCGTGATGGGCATGGCTACCGGGGCGGCGGCAACCGGCCTGCGCCCGGTCATCGAGATCATGTTCGTCGACTTCGCCACCCTGGCGATGGACCAGTTGGTCAACCACGCCGCCAAGCTGGGCTTCATGACCGGCGGCCTTCTGCGGGTGCCGCTTACGGTACGGGTCCAGGGCGGCGTGAGCGGGCGGTTCGGCGCCCACCATTCCCAGAGCCTCGAAGCCTGGTTCCTGCACACGCCGGGCCTCAAGGTGGTGGCGCCCGCCTTTCCGGGTGATGCCGCCAGGCTGCTCGAGGTCGCGATCGCCGACGACAACCCGGTGGTGTACGTGGAGCACCGGGGTCTGTACTGGACGAAGGGCGAGGTCACGGGGAACGAGCCGGCGTCGGGATCCGTAGTGCGGCGGCGCGGCGACCACGTGACGATCGTCTCCTACTCGAGGATGGTCCACCACGCGCTGGCCGCGGCGGATACCCTGGCAGCGGACGGCATCGAGTGCGAGGTGATCGACCTCCGCTGGCTGGCTCCAATCGATCTGGAACCGGCTGTGGCCTCATTGGGCCGGACGGGTAGGGCGGTGGTAGCTCACGAGGCCGTCACTACCGGCGGGGTTGGCGCCGAGGTGGTGGCCCGGCTCCAAGCCGCCCCCGGTGTCCGCACCAGGGCTCCGATAGCCCGGGTGGGGGCACCGTTCGCCCCGGTGGGCGCCGCACCGGAGTTGGAGGACGCGTTCGTTCCCGGTTCCGGAGACATCGTGGGGGCGGTGCGAGGCCTGCTCGGCGAGGTCCCGCCCCGGACCGATGGACAGAAGGGAGGAAGAACGTGA